One stretch of Deltaproteobacteria bacterium RBG_16_64_85 DNA includes these proteins:
- a CDS encoding fructose-bisphosphate aldolase (catalyzes the reversible formation of fructose 1,6-bisphosphate from glycerone phosphate and D-glyceraldehyde 3-phosphate) — protein MIGKKIRLERIMDRNNRKTVIVPMDHGVTVGPIPGLIQIPPAANLIAEGGANAAIVHRGAAMFGHRGYGKDLGLILHLSASTNLSPDSNRKVLVATVEDALQMGADAVSIHVNLGADDEARMLRDFGAVSSACQRWGMPLLAMIYTRGPKIKNEYDLRYVRHAARVGAEMGADIVKVPYTGSPETFREVVEGCASPVVIAGGEKMESDEQVLRMVRDAVAAGGSGASIGRNVFQHPSPATMVRAIVAIVHGGATLQEAMGLLKAKGK, from the coding sequence ATGATCGGGAAGAAGATCCGCCTGGAGCGGATCATGGACCGGAACAACCGGAAGACGGTGATCGTCCCCATGGACCACGGGGTGACGGTCGGCCCCATCCCCGGGCTCATCCAGATCCCCCCCGCGGCCAACCTCATTGCGGAGGGAGGGGCCAACGCCGCCATCGTGCACCGGGGGGCGGCGATGTTCGGGCACCGGGGGTACGGGAAGGACCTGGGGCTTATCCTCCACCTCTCCGCCAGCACGAACCTTTCCCCTGACTCCAACCGGAAAGTCCTGGTGGCGACGGTCGAGGATGCCCTGCAGATGGGCGCCGACGCGGTCTCCATCCACGTGAACCTGGGGGCCGACGACGAGGCACGGATGCTCCGGGATTTCGGCGCGGTGTCCAGCGCCTGCCAGCGGTGGGGGATGCCGCTTCTCGCGATGATCTACACCCGCGGCCCCAAGATCAAGAACGAGTATGACCTCCGCTACGTGCGCCATGCCGCCCGGGTGGGGGCGGAAATGGGCGCGGACATCGTGAAGGTCCCCTACACCGGCAGCCCCGAGACGTTCCGGGAGGTGGTGGAAGGGTGCGCGAGCCCGGTGGTCATCGCCGGCGGAGAGAAGATGGAAAGCGACGAGCAAGTCCTGCGGATGGTCCGGGACGCCGTCGCGGCGGGAGGATCCGGGGCCTCCATCGGGAGGAACGTCTTCCAGCACCCGTCTCCGGCCACGATGGTCCGGGCCATCGTGGCGATCGTCCACGGCGGGGCGACCCTTCAGGAAGCGATGGGGTTGCTCAAGGCCAAGGGGAAGTGA
- a CDS encoding preprotein translocase subunit TatA yields MFGLGLPELLVLLVIVVLLFGAGKLPQIGQGLGEGIRNFKKSMKQKDEVDVTPAKTDDQKK; encoded by the coding sequence ATGTTCGGACTCGGATTGCCGGAGTTACTGGTTCTGCTGGTCATCGTCGTCCTGCTGTTCGGCGCGGGAAAGCTGCCGCAGATCGGACAGGGCCTGGGGGAAGGGATCCGCAATTTCAAGAAATCGATGAAGCAAAAAGACGAGGTCGACGTCACCCCTGCCAAGACCGACGACCAGAAAAAATAG
- a CDS encoding hypoxanthine phosphoribosyltransferase: MVGRRPRFTAAQIRRKVASLARRIEKSYAGADLVLVGILKGGFLFLGDLARELAIPARIDFLRVRSYGNGEAPGKCIEVTKDVEIDVSGRDVLIVEDIVDTGNTMAFLRRHLEGKNARSVRSCALVDKRERRVTGADIEFPGFRLKRGFLVGYGMDYGEAYRQLPQIYTLPLSGGRKVLDGGRR, from the coding sequence ATAGTCGGAAGAAGGCCGCGGTTCACCGCAGCGCAGATCCGGAGGAAGGTCGCCTCGCTCGCCCGCCGGATCGAGAAGTCCTACGCCGGAGCGGACCTTGTCCTCGTGGGCATTTTAAAGGGCGGCTTTCTGTTCCTCGGCGACCTTGCCCGGGAGCTTGCGATCCCCGCCCGGATCGATTTCCTGCGGGTACGCAGCTACGGCAACGGGGAGGCTCCGGGGAAATGCATCGAGGTCACGAAGGACGTGGAGATCGACGTCTCCGGCAGGGACGTCCTGATCGTGGAGGACATCGTCGACACGGGGAATACCATGGCGTTCCTGAGACGGCACCTGGAAGGGAAAAACGCCCGATCGGTCCGCTCCTGCGCCCTCGTGGACAAGCGTGAGCGGAGGGTGACCGGCGCGGACATCGAATTCCCGGGGTTCCGCCTGAAAAGGGGCTTCCTCGTGGGATACGGAATGGATTACGGGGAGGCGTACCGGCAGCTCCCGCAGATCTACACCTTGCCGCTTTCCGGCGGTCGAAAGGTTCTTGACGGAGGACGCAGATGA
- a CDS encoding twin arginine-targeting protein translocase TatC: MSEEVREEARNEEEVRLPLSEHLEELRKRLIRSLLALGVGAGLCYNWSEDIYEWLLRPLFIHLPGNSRLIFTELTEAFLTYFKVALWGGFVLASPVILYQLWRFVSPGLYRRERTVVQICVAWSTFGLLAGMAFGYFVAIPQVLSFFLGFGRSVIVPMPSMKESLSLILRLLLTFGIMFELPLMLYLLGRAGILTPALLRKGRKVAVLGVLLLAAVLTPPDVASQILIAIPLYILYEAGILLCAMGARRHKARLQA; encoded by the coding sequence ATGAGTGAGGAAGTCCGCGAGGAAGCCCGTAATGAAGAGGAAGTCCGGCTCCCTCTCTCCGAGCACCTGGAGGAACTGCGAAAGCGCCTGATCCGCTCCCTTCTTGCGCTCGGGGTCGGGGCGGGACTCTGTTACAACTGGTCGGAGGACATCTACGAGTGGTTGCTACGGCCGCTATTCATCCACCTCCCCGGCAATTCCCGCCTCATCTTCACCGAACTCACCGAGGCGTTTCTCACCTACTTCAAGGTGGCCCTCTGGGGCGGGTTCGTCCTCGCCAGCCCGGTGATCCTCTACCAGCTCTGGCGCTTCGTCTCCCCGGGCCTCTATCGAAGGGAGCGGACGGTCGTCCAGATCTGCGTCGCGTGGTCGACGTTCGGGCTTCTCGCCGGCATGGCGTTCGGATATTTCGTGGCCATCCCGCAGGTCCTCTCCTTCTTCCTGGGGTTCGGCCGCTCCGTCATCGTCCCCATGCCGTCGATGAAGGAATCCCTGTCCTTGATCCTTCGGCTGCTCCTCACCTTCGGCATCATGTTCGAGCTCCCGCTGATGCTGTACCTCCTCGGGCGGGCCGGGATCCTTACCCCGGCTCTGTTGCGCAAGGGGAGAAAGGTGGCCGTGCTGGGGGTGCTCCTCCTGGCCGCCGTCCTGACGCCTCCGGACGTGGCCTCCCAGATCCTGATCGCCATCCCGCTCTATATCCTCTACGAAGCCGGCATCCTGCTCTGCGCCATGGGAGCGCGCCGGCACAAGGCGAGGCTGCAGGCTTGA
- a CDS encoding twin arginine-targeting protein translocase TatB: protein MFGIGFQEMLLILVVVLIFFGPKRLPDLAKSLGKGLAEFKKASEEVKKSIDEAMKEEAPKEEAAKEETTPRPPVSQG from the coding sequence ATGTTCGGGATCGGCTTCCAGGAGATGCTCCTCATCTTGGTCGTGGTCCTGATCTTTTTCGGGCCGAAGCGGCTGCCGGACCTGGCCAAGAGTCTGGGCAAGGGGCTTGCCGAGTTCAAGAAGGCCTCGGAGGAGGTCAAGAAGAGCATTGACGAGGCCATGAAGGAGGAAGCCCCGAAGGAGGAGGCCGCGAAGGAAGAGACCACGCCCCGCCCGCCGGTCTCCCAGGGATGA